Proteins encoded by one window of Mesorhizobium sp. INR15:
- a CDS encoding type II toxin-antitoxin system Phd/YefM family antitoxin, giving the protein MQVSVTDAKGQLTELVRRAEAGDEVILTRHGHAAVRLVPVKAIPDRKSRRALLEAVRAAGAAKANTGPSAARSQDFLYGDDGLPG; this is encoded by the coding sequence ATGCAAGTATCTGTCACCGATGCCAAAGGGCAGTTGACCGAATTGGTGCGCCGCGCCGAGGCCGGCGACGAAGTCATCCTGACCCGGCATGGCCATGCGGCGGTTCGGCTGGTTCCGGTCAAGGCGATACCTGACAGGAAGAGCCGGCGGGCGCTGCTTGAGGCGGTTCGGGCGGCGGGGGCCGCCAAGGCGAACACCGGACCATCCGCAGCGCGCAGCCAGGACTTCCTCTATGGTGACGACGGCCTGCCCGGATGA